In one window of Chryseobacterium sp. JV274 DNA:
- the yidC gene encoding membrane protein insertase YidC, whose protein sequence is MQQNNGIDKKQMISFAVLCLVLFGFMFYFQNKQAKEEELKAQQQKTEQVKNAVKQTQANNINPNVTPNSIQTASLGNNELKLEFSSLGGQVSKVELLKYKAYNHKTDNADQPLYLITKNNSNYGFQFKDKTGKIVNTKDLVFSPSVNGNAVTLTADYNGAVIQFIYTLLPKYTLDFKVRTQGLSKITSDNKADFIWDYNVRNLEKGRAQEQSHSEFSYAFNNYKDYDYDGRTTMEEEKETLNWIGVKQQFFTSVIEAKNGFTQSKGNQENVEEGEYLKKLNYEGFVQMTGSELNQDFTWYFMPLDLPLLKSYDKNFDEILPLGWSFIGAMNRYFFMWLYSIIAAWGLSAGWVIFVMTIIVKLILSPIMYKQHKLSAMMKVIRPEIDEANAKFKDADPMKKQQATMEIYRKAGVNQMAGCLPALVQIPIFYALFRFFPNFIDLRGQGFWFAKDLTAYDDLIKLPFKVPFLGDHLSIFALACTVVILIYTVMTSGNMQQPQQEGMPNMKVLMYIFPITFLFFLNTSASGLSWYYFVSNAINILIILVIKYVILDEKKIHAQIQSNKEKPKAEGKFQKRMREMMEKAQEQQKTQEQQKNKKK, encoded by the coding sequence ATGCAACAAAACAACGGAATCGATAAGAAACAAATGATTAGTTTCGCGGTTTTATGCCTGGTTCTCTTCGGTTTTATGTTCTATTTCCAGAACAAACAAGCAAAAGAAGAGGAGTTAAAAGCTCAGCAGCAGAAAACGGAACAGGTAAAAAATGCCGTAAAGCAAACTCAGGCAAACAATATCAATCCAAATGTAACTCCTAACTCCATCCAGACTGCAAGTCTTGGGAATAATGAACTGAAACTTGAATTTTCAAGCTTAGGAGGACAGGTTTCCAAAGTAGAGCTTTTAAAATATAAAGCATACAACCACAAAACAGACAATGCAGATCAACCACTTTATCTGATTACTAAAAATAATTCAAACTATGGTTTTCAGTTTAAAGACAAAACAGGAAAGATTGTTAATACTAAAGATTTAGTTTTCTCACCTTCTGTTAATGGAAATGCTGTAACCTTAACTGCAGATTATAATGGTGCTGTAATTCAATTCATTTACACGCTACTTCCAAAATACACTCTTGATTTTAAAGTAAGAACTCAGGGGCTTTCCAAAATTACTTCAGACAATAAAGCTGATTTTATCTGGGACTATAATGTAAGAAACCTAGAGAAAGGTAGAGCTCAAGAGCAGTCTCACTCAGAATTCTCGTATGCATTCAATAATTATAAAGACTATGATTATGATGGAAGAACGACAATGGAAGAGGAAAAGGAAACTCTTAACTGGATTGGTGTAAAGCAGCAGTTTTTTACTTCAGTAATTGAAGCTAAAAACGGATTTACTCAGAGCAAAGGAAATCAGGAAAATGTTGAAGAAGGAGAATATTTGAAGAAACTCAACTATGAAGGTTTTGTTCAGATGACAGGAAGTGAGCTGAACCAGGATTTCACATGGTATTTTATGCCATTGGATTTACCATTGCTTAAATCCTATGATAAAAACTTTGATGAAATTCTTCCGTTAGGTTGGTCATTCATTGGAGCAATGAACCGTTACTTCTTCATGTGGCTGTATAGCATTATTGCTGCGTGGGGATTATCAGCAGGTTGGGTGATTTTTGTAATGACAATTATTGTGAAATTGATCCTGTCGCCAATTATGTATAAGCAGCATAAATTGAGTGCGATGATGAAGGTGATCCGTCCGGAAATTGATGAAGCGAATGCTAAATTTAAGGATGCGGATCCAATGAAGAAGCAGCAGGCTACGATGGAGATCTATAGAAAAGCAGGAGTGAATCAGATGGCGGGATGTTTGCCGGCATTGGTACAGATTCCGATCTTTTATGCTTTATTCCGTTTCTTCCCGAACTTTATTGATCTTAGAGGACAAGGGTTCTGGTTTGCAAAAGATTTAACGGCTTATGATGATTTGATCAAGCTTCCGTTTAAAGTTCCTTTCCTTGGAGATCACTTAAGTATTTTTGCATTAGCTTGTACAGTTGTTATCTTGATATATACTGTCATGACTTCAGGGAATATGCAGCAGCCTCAGCAGGAAGGAATGCCAAATATGAAGGTTTTAATGTATATCTTCCCGATTACATTCCTATTCTTCCTTAATACATCAGCTTCAGGTCTTTCCTGGTATTATTTTGTATCGAATGCGATTAACATCTTAATTATCCTGGTGATTAAATACGTGATTCTGGATGAAAAGAAAATTCACGCTCAGATTCAGTCTAACAAGGAAAAACCGAAAGCAGAAGGTAAGTTCCAGAAGAGAATGAGAGAAATGATGGAGAAAGCTCAGGAGCAGCAAAAAACTCAGGAACAGCAAAAAAATAAGAAGAAATAA
- a CDS encoding YceI family protein, which yields MKKVFLSFVFAFLSVVAFAQGTWQVDQMHSSVNFNIKHMGISFVQGRFDKFDGKAATSGANLDNADLNFSISVPTINTGVDMRDRHLISEEFFDVAKYPTIEFKSSSVTKDKNNNYIVKGKLTMKGVEKEISAPATFGGITKNKDGKEIMGIQTKFTVNRLDYGIKYDPTGAGIAKDVEVTAYFELVKQ from the coding sequence ATGAAAAAAGTATTTTTATCTTTCGTATTTGCGTTTTTAAGTGTTGTGGCGTTTGCACAGGGAACCTGGCAGGTGGACCAGATGCATTCATCGGTCAATTTTAATATCAAGCACATGGGAATTAGTTTTGTGCAGGGAAGATTTGATAAATTTGACGGAAAAGCGGCGACTAGTGGTGCCAATCTTGATAATGCCGATTTAAACTTTTCAATCAGTGTTCCTACCATTAATACGGGAGTAGACATGAGAGACAGACATCTCATAAGCGAAGAGTTTTTTGATGTTGCTAAATATCCTACTATTGAATTTAAAAGTTCTTCTGTTACAAAAGATAAAAACAACAATTATATCGTAAAAGGGAAACTGACTATGAAAGGGGTAGAAAAAGAAATCAGTGCTCCAGCTACATTCGGTGGAATTACAAAAAATAAAGACGGAAAAGAAATCATGGGAATTCAGACGAAATTTACAGTAAACCGTCTGGATTACGGAATCAAGTATGACCCTACAGGAGCTGGGATTGCGAAAGATGTTGAAGTAACGGCTTACTTTGAATTGGTTAAGCAATAA
- a CDS encoding CTP synthase: MSKKNTKYIFVTGGVTSSLGKGIVSASLGLLLKSRGFNVTIQKLDPYINIDPGTLNPYEHGECYVTEDGAETDLDLGHYERYLDAPTSQNNNVTTGKIYQTVIEKERKGDFLGKTVQVIPHITNEIKRRIKILSKQNYDIIITEIGGTVGDIESLPYIETVRQLKWELGERNSMVIHLTLLPYLASSGELKTKPSQHSVRQLMESGIMADVLVCRTEHKIPKDQRAKLAQFCNVALENVIECKDLETIYEVPMYLQKQNFDDVVLKELDLKSDKTADLKDWKNFLKKFQNPKKTVEIALVGKYISLQDSYISIAEAFKHAGADLETEVKVRWVYSGDITEENIKDTLKGVNGILVAPGFGDRGIEGKVLTAKYARENKIPMLGICLGMQIMTVEFARNVLGHTKANSVEFDTATPDPVISLMEEQKNVIDKGGTMRLGAWKCSLKNGSKLFDIYGSKNISERHRHRYEFNSDYLQEFEKNGFLATGTNPETGLVEALELPDHPFYVGVQYHPEYKSTVATPHPLFRAFIKACEKK, encoded by the coding sequence ATGAGTAAAAAGAATACAAAGTACATCTTTGTGACAGGAGGTGTAACTTCATCTTTGGGAAAGGGAATCGTTTCTGCTTCTCTGGGACTTCTACTAAAATCACGCGGCTTTAATGTAACGATCCAAAAATTAGATCCTTATATCAATATCGACCCAGGAACTTTGAATCCTTATGAGCACGGAGAGTGTTATGTAACTGAAGATGGTGCGGAGACGGATCTGGATTTAGGCCACTACGAGCGTTACCTTGATGCTCCTACATCCCAAAACAACAACGTTACTACAGGAAAAATTTATCAGACTGTAATTGAAAAAGAAAGAAAAGGAGATTTCCTTGGAAAAACAGTTCAGGTAATTCCTCATATTACTAACGAAATCAAACGTAGAATAAAAATCCTTTCAAAACAGAATTACGATATCATCATTACGGAAATCGGAGGAACTGTAGGGGATATTGAATCTTTGCCATACATTGAAACTGTTCGTCAGTTGAAATGGGAATTGGGAGAGCGTAATTCTATGGTGATTCACCTTACTTTACTGCCTTATCTGGCTTCAAGTGGAGAATTAAAAACCAAACCATCCCAGCACTCCGTTCGTCAATTGATGGAAAGCGGAATTATGGCAGATGTTTTAGTTTGCAGAACAGAACATAAAATTCCTAAAGATCAGAGAGCAAAGCTGGCTCAATTTTGTAACGTTGCTTTAGAAAACGTTATTGAGTGTAAAGATTTGGAAACGATCTATGAAGTTCCTATGTATCTTCAGAAACAAAACTTTGATGATGTAGTATTGAAAGAACTGGATCTGAAAAGTGATAAAACAGCTGATCTTAAAGACTGGAAGAACTTCCTTAAGAAATTCCAGAATCCTAAGAAAACAGTTGAGATTGCATTGGTTGGAAAATATATTTCCCTTCAGGATTCCTATATTTCTATTGCTGAAGCTTTCAAACACGCGGGTGCTGACCTTGAAACTGAAGTAAAAGTAAGATGGGTATACAGTGGAGATATCACAGAGGAAAATATTAAAGATACTTTGAAAGGAGTGAATGGTATCCTTGTGGCTCCTGGCTTTGGAGACAGAGGGATTGAAGGAAAAGTTCTTACAGCAAAATATGCAAGAGAAAATAAAATTCCAATGTTGGGAATCTGTTTAGGAATGCAGATCATGACTGTTGAATTTGCAAGAAATGTTTTAGGACATACAAAAGCGAATTCAGTAGAATTTGATACAGCAACTCCGGATCCTGTGATCTCATTAATGGAGGAACAGAAAAATGTAATTGATAAAGGAGGAACAATGCGTCTTGGAGCTTGGAAATGTTCTTTGAAAAACGGTTCTAAACTATTTGATATCTACGGAAGCAAAAATATTTCTGAAAGACACCGTCACCGTTATGAATTCAACAGTGATTATCTTCAGGAATTTGAGAAAAATGGTTTCCTTGCTACAGGTACAAACCCTGAAACAGGCTTGGTAGAAGCGCTTGAGCTTCCTGATCACCCATTCTATGTAGGAGTTCAGTATCACCCGGAATATAAGAGTACGGTAGCAACACCGCATCCTTTATTCAGAGCTTTCATCAAGGCTTGCGAAAAGAAATAA